In Gracilibacillus salitolerans, the sequence ATGATACAGCAAAAACATTTGAATCAATTGGTGCTAACTTTATCGTTTTACGACATCAACAAGAGAATATTGCTAATCAATTAGCAGAATCTTTATCCATCCCTGTCATTAATGCAGGAGACGGGACTGGTGAACACCCTACTCAATGTCTCCTTGATCTTGTGACCATTTATCAAGAATTTAAGCAGTTTAACGGCTTAAAAATAGTGATTGCAGGTGATATCAAGCATAGTCGAGTAGCAAGGTCCAATGCATTCGCACTTTCTACATTAGGCTGTGAGGTCTATTTAACAGGAATGGATGAGTGGCATGATGACTCATTACCATACCGCTATGTATCGATGGATGAAGCAATCGAAATAGCCGATGTTTTAATGTTACTTCGTATCCAGCATGAACGACATCAGGATCAAATTATTTTAAAGCAAGAAAGTTACCTAGAGAAATATGGTTTATCTTTAGAAAGAGAAGCGAGAATGAAGAAACATGCCATCATATTACACCCGGCACCTGTTAACCGTGGAGTGGAAATTGATACTAGCTTAGTAGAATGTGAAAGGTCCCGAATCTTTAAACAAATGCAAAATGGTGTAGTAGCAAGAATGGCAGTAATTGAGACACTTTTGAACCAAGGAGGCAACTTAAATGGAGAAAATTTTAACAAACGTCAAGCAATTATTGGATAACGGCAGTTTAGCACCTTGTGAAATTTTAATAGAAGATAAAAAAATCAAAGCCATCGGAATTGAATTGGAAGTTCCGGAAGCAGAAAAAATCGATGGAAAGGGCAACTTGGTTACTCCGGGGTTTGTCGATGTCCATGTCCATTTAAGAGAACCAGGTGGCGAAGCAAAAGAGACAATTGCCACTGGTACGAAGGCTGCGGCTCGCGGAGGGTATACAACGGTTTGTGCGATGCCTAATACACAACCTACTCCTGACTCAGCAGAAGTTTTACAATCAATTCAAAACAGAATTGAAGAAACAGCAGCAATTCGCGTTCTGCCGTATGCATCCATTACCGAACGACTTGTAGGTGATAAGTTAACTGATATGCAGGCACTGAAGGAAATGGGGGCTTTTGCTTATACAGATGATGGTGTTGGTATACAATCAGCAGATATGATGTTACAGGCAATGACACAAGCAGCAGCAATTGACATGCCAATTGTAGCTCACTGTGAGGAAAATACATTAATTCATAACGGTGTGATGCATGAAGGCAAAGTGAGTCAGCAATTAGGCTTACCTGGTATTCCTTCTATTTGTGAGTCTGTACAAATTGCCCGGGATGTTCTTTTAGCAGAAGCGGCGGGATGCCATTATCACGTTTGTCATGTAAGTACGAAAGAATCAGTACGTGTGATACGAGATGCGAAAAAAGCAGGGATTCGAGTAACAGCGGAAGTAACGCCACATCATCTGCTAATCAATGAAACTGCTATTACCGAAAATGATGCTAACTTTAAAATGAACCCGCCGTTACGTGCAACAGAAGATCAAGAGGCGCTTATTGAAGGTCTACTCGATGGCACCATTGATTTTATTGCAACAGATCATGCACCTCATACTTCGGAGGAAAAGGCTAACGGTATGGAAGAAGCACCATTTGGAATTGTTGGGTTTGAGACAGCATTTTCTCTATTGCATACTCACTTTGTTCAAAAGGGAATCTTTACATTAAAGCAGCTTATTGATTGGATGACCCTAAAACCAGCAGATACATTTGGATTACCTTACGGACGAATGGAGATTGGTACTAGCGCCGATTTGACACTGCTTGATCTAAAAACCAATGAAAATATTGATAAGGACAAATTTTTGTCAAAAGGTAAAAATACACCATTTGATAAGTGGGAAGTAACCGGAAAGCCTGTTATGACCATTTATCAAGGTCAGATCACTTATGAGGAGGGTGCAGAATGAAAAGACAGCTTATTTTAGAAGACGGTACCGTGTTTAATGGGGAAGCGTTTGGTTCATTAGAAGAAAGTATTGGTGAAGTCGTATTTAATACTGGTATGACAGGTTATCAGGAAACATTGTCTGACCCTTCTTATTGTGGTCAAATTGTAACGATGACGTATCCACTTATCGGAAATTACGGTATTAATCGAGATGATTTTGAAACGATTACTCCATCGATATTTGGTTTTGTTGTAAAAGAATATTGTGAAACACCATCTAATTTTCGCAGTGATGAAAACTTAGACGAATACCTAAAAGCAAATAATATACCAGGGATTTCTGGCATAGATACAAGAAAATTAACCAAAATTTTACGTGAACACGGTACAATGAGAGGGATATTAACAGAAGCAGGTGCTGAGGATAAAGAAGATCTAGAAAAATTAAAGCAAGCAAAACCGATTACCACTCAAGTGGAACAGGTATCCACCGTTAAGCCGTATGTCTCACCTGGAAGAGGATATCGTATTGTATTAGTGGATTTTGGTATGAAACACGGTATTTTACGAGAATTAACAAAGCGTAATTGCCATGTAACAGTCGTACCTTACAATTACAGTGCAGAAAATATTTTGCGCTTAAAGCCAGACGGCATCATGTTAACAAATGGTCCTGGCAATCCGAAAAACGTTCCAGAAGCGATTGAGATGATCAAAAAGGTTATTTCAACTGTACCGACCTTTGGTATTTGTTTAGGACACCAGCTATTATCATTAGCATGCGGTGCTGATACTGACAAATTAAAATTTGGTCATCGTGGTTCAAACCATCCAGTTTATGATTATGAGACGAAACGTACTTATTTAACATCTCAAAATCATGGGTATGCCGTAACGGAAGAATCGATCGTCCAAACTGATTTAGAACTTACGCAGATTGCATTAAACGATAGAACAGTTGAAGGAGTTAAACACTCCAAATATCCAGCATTCTCGGTACAATATCACCCGGAAAACTCACCAGGTCCAGATGATACGAACTATTTATTTGACCGTTTTATCGAGAAGATCGAAAGCTATCAAGCAGCACAGAAGGAGGAAGTCTAATGCCAAAGAGAACGGACATTAAAAAGATTTTAGTAATAGGCT encodes:
- a CDS encoding carbamoyl phosphate synthase small subunit, encoding MKRQLILEDGTVFNGEAFGSLEESIGEVVFNTGMTGYQETLSDPSYCGQIVTMTYPLIGNYGINRDDFETITPSIFGFVVKEYCETPSNFRSDENLDEYLKANNIPGISGIDTRKLTKILREHGTMRGILTEAGAEDKEDLEKLKQAKPITTQVEQVSTVKPYVSPGRGYRIVLVDFGMKHGILRELTKRNCHVTVVPYNYSAENILRLKPDGIMLTNGPGNPKNVPEAIEMIKKVISTVPTFGICLGHQLLSLACGADTDKLKFGHRGSNHPVYDYETKRTYLTSQNHGYAVTEESIVQTDLELTQIALNDRTVEGVKHSKYPAFSVQYHPENSPGPDDTNYLFDRFIEKIESYQAAQKEEV
- a CDS encoding aspartate carbamoyltransferase catalytic subunit, which translates into the protein MKHFVTMKDKTETEILQLVRRAHHISQKGVNPLQEQYFAANLFFEPSTRTKMSFVVAEKKLGIEPLDFTADFSSVTKGESIYDTAKTFESIGANFIVLRHQQENIANQLAESLSIPVINAGDGTGEHPTQCLLDLVTIYQEFKQFNGLKIVIAGDIKHSRVARSNAFALSTLGCEVYLTGMDEWHDDSLPYRYVSMDEAIEIADVLMLLRIQHERHQDQIILKQESYLEKYGLSLEREARMKKHAIILHPAPVNRGVEIDTSLVECERSRIFKQMQNGVVARMAVIETLLNQGGNLNGENFNKRQAIIG
- a CDS encoding dihydroorotase; this encodes MEKILTNVKQLLDNGSLAPCEILIEDKKIKAIGIELEVPEAEKIDGKGNLVTPGFVDVHVHLREPGGEAKETIATGTKAAARGGYTTVCAMPNTQPTPDSAEVLQSIQNRIEETAAIRVLPYASITERLVGDKLTDMQALKEMGAFAYTDDGVGIQSADMMLQAMTQAAAIDMPIVAHCEENTLIHNGVMHEGKVSQQLGLPGIPSICESVQIARDVLLAEAAGCHYHVCHVSTKESVRVIRDAKKAGIRVTAEVTPHHLLINETAITENDANFKMNPPLRATEDQEALIEGLLDGTIDFIATDHAPHTSEEKANGMEEAPFGIVGFETAFSLLHTHFVQKGIFTLKQLIDWMTLKPADTFGLPYGRMEIGTSADLTLLDLKTNENIDKDKFLSKGKNTPFDKWEVTGKPVMTIYQGQITYEEGAE